In Herpetosiphon gulosus, one genomic interval encodes:
- a CDS encoding response regulator has protein sequence MSFILLLDEDRAFSATLARTLEMASYRVMREWTETSAREVARTQQPDLILLDLELGREQGWALLDELVSLGLRVMVMSHRSSAEDIARGLRAGATDYITKPYRTEELLARIAIRLRQAPPPALQRADTRIPKLAEPAIETPVVAPAVEVETPTLNIPLGQRLRQARKLRNISLVQANLDTKIQMYYIQAIEEEKYALLPRGAAAEEIVQRYAQFLSEDPDQALAEFRRLHHSDVETLRNLGGQPVRYRRRVSWPLVLSLVALLTCGLASGAIALIFPEETRNVTTNVRAMFSDPTATPTLTPTPTATPSPTPTLTPTATPSPTPTLTPEPSPTLDPNAPTATP, from the coding sequence TTGAGCTTCATTCTGTTGCTTGATGAGGATCGGGCGTTTTCGGCCACGCTCGCTCGTACTTTAGAGATGGCCAGTTATCGGGTGATGCGCGAATGGACTGAAACCAGCGCTCGCGAGGTTGCCCGTACCCAACAGCCCGATCTCATTTTGCTCGATCTTGAGCTGGGCCGCGAACAAGGCTGGGCTTTGCTCGATGAGCTGGTAAGCCTAGGCTTGCGGGTGATGGTGATGTCACATCGTAGCAGCGCCGAGGATATTGCTCGTGGCCTGCGTGCTGGCGCGACCGATTATATTACCAAGCCCTACCGCACCGAAGAATTGCTAGCACGAATTGCGATTCGCTTGCGCCAAGCGCCACCGCCAGCTTTGCAACGCGCCGATACCCGCATACCCAAACTGGCCGAGCCAGCCATCGAAACACCTGTGGTTGCACCAGCAGTTGAGGTTGAAACGCCAACCCTGAATATTCCGCTTGGGCAACGCCTACGCCAAGCCCGCAAACTGCGCAATATCTCGCTAGTTCAAGCCAATTTGGATACCAAAATCCAAATGTATTATATTCAGGCGATCGAAGAAGAGAAATATGCCTTGCTGCCGCGTGGCGCTGCCGCCGAAGAGATTGTGCAACGCTATGCTCAATTTCTCAGCGAAGATCCCGATCAGGCCTTGGCCGAGTTCCGGCGTTTGCACCATAGCGATGTTGAAACCCTGCGCAATTTGGGCGGCCAGCCCGTGCGCTATCGACGGCGCGTTTCGTGGCCGTTGGTGTTGAGTTTGGTTGCGTTGCTCACCTGTGGTCTCGCTTCTGGCGCGATTGCCTTGATCTTCCCTGAAGAAACCCGCAATGTTACCACCAATGTGCGGGCGATGTTCAGCGACCCAACCGCCACGCCAACACTCACGCCAACCCCAACTGCTACGCCTAGCCCTACACCGACGCTCACGCCAACCGCTACGCCTAGCCCTACGCCAACCCTAACCCCCGAACCAAGCCCAACCCTTGATCCGAATGCGCCCACGGCGACACCATAA
- the acpS gene encoding holo-ACP synthase, producing the protein MLVTGVDLIEIDRINQAVSRWGQRFARRVWTEAEWLRCRDSAQSLAARWAAKEAAAKALGVGLKGIGHPACAVAWREIEVANDTQGKPMLRLHGAAQQRANELGIRHWSVSLSHSGDQAIAFVVGMG; encoded by the coding sequence ATGCTGGTAACAGGTGTTGATTTAATCGAGATCGACCGGATCAATCAAGCAGTATCACGTTGGGGTCAGCGTTTTGCCCGTCGGGTTTGGACTGAAGCAGAATGGTTGCGCTGTCGTGATAGTGCTCAGTCGTTAGCGGCACGTTGGGCGGCCAAGGAAGCCGCCGCGAAAGCCCTCGGTGTTGGCCTCAAAGGGATCGGCCACCCTGCATGTGCCGTCGCATGGCGTGAAATCGAAGTTGCTAACGACACTCAAGGCAAGCCAATGTTGCGGCTCCACGGCGCAGCCCAACAACGAGCCAACGAACTAGGCATTCGCCATTGGTCAGTCAGCCTTTCGCATAGCGGCGATCAAGCGATCGCGTTTGTGGTGGGCATGGGCTAG
- a CDS encoding STAS domain-containing protein, producing MASSLNTLIRSSAWSVMSIGSAIYDKTGKAIYTNTALRRIFNLSPAEMVELQENYNLFDDPSLATPELQADLKRAFAGEEVFLPILDYVIVDSHGQPSNRHLAARFLLKPVGDATPPEYVVGYFHDVSEALELEAQISARRDEIERMSQQDSLLKAEIAARAVPVVPILPGILVLPLVGGIDPMQADQIITALLQASSRSNADTVILDLTGVPVVDTAVANYILQAINALKLLGTETIVVGISNDIAQTIVQLGIRLDMIATRADLQSGLMAALERQNLTIESI from the coding sequence ATGGCTTCTAGCTTAAATACACTCATTCGCAGCAGCGCTTGGTCGGTTATGTCAATCGGTTCAGCTATTTACGACAAAACGGGCAAGGCGATTTATACCAACACTGCCTTGCGCCGAATTTTCAATCTCAGCCCAGCTGAAATGGTTGAGCTGCAAGAAAATTACAATCTATTCGATGATCCTTCCTTGGCGACTCCTGAGCTACAAGCCGATCTGAAACGGGCTTTTGCTGGCGAAGAAGTCTTTTTGCCAATTTTAGATTATGTGATTGTTGATTCCCACGGCCAGCCGAGCAACCGCCATTTAGCCGCACGCTTTTTGCTCAAGCCTGTCGGCGATGCCACGCCACCGGAATATGTGGTGGGCTATTTCCACGATGTCAGCGAAGCGCTCGAATTAGAAGCTCAAATTAGCGCTCGACGCGACGAAATCGAACGCATGAGCCAGCAAGATTCGTTGCTCAAGGCCGAAATTGCCGCCCGCGCTGTGCCAGTTGTGCCAATTTTGCCAGGGATTTTGGTCTTGCCCTTGGTCGGCGGAATCGATCCAATGCAAGCTGACCAGATTATCACCGCCTTGTTGCAAGCTAGCTCACGCAGCAATGCTGATACTGTGATCTTGGATTTAACGGGCGTGCCGGTGGTTGATACTGCCGTGGCAAACTACATTTTGCAGGCGATCAATGCACTTAAATTGCTTGGCACTGAAACAATTGTAGTCGGGATTAGCAACGACATTGCCCAAACTATCGTGCAATTGGGCATTCGGCTGGATATGATCGCCACTCGCGCCGATTTGCAAAGTGGCTTAATGGCCGCGCTCGAACGCCAAAACTTGACGATCGAGTCGATCTAA
- a CDS encoding dCTP deaminase translates to MSIKADRWIKRMAQEHGMIEPFVDGQVRGGVVSYGLSSYGYDIRIADEFKIFTNVNSAIIDPKNFDPRSFVDVKADVCIIPPNSFVLCRTIEYFRIPRNVLCVCVGKSTYARCFSGDTRVALVDGTNPTLAEMAKRSEQGELFWGYSIGPNGRIIVTLLEQPRYIGRDSLLEITLDNNQTIQCTPDHEFMRRDGTMVQAANLRPNDSLMPLYRQLFRGYEMVYQLINGHYFPTHRLADEWNIRHNIYADQANTHRQLRQPATSQSIYTLNDQRNQTNQQHYRQALPIQNSQQPVNHKITAIKELAGTHDVYCLSVPEAGNFALDAGVFVSNCGLIANVTPFEPGWEGYVTIEISNTTPLPAKIYANEGIAQVLFFEGDELPEVAYDDRSGKYQGQTGVTLPRI, encoded by the coding sequence ATGTCAATTAAAGCTGATCGCTGGATTAAGCGCATGGCTCAAGAGCATGGCATGATCGAGCCATTTGTTGATGGGCAAGTGCGCGGCGGAGTCGTTTCGTATGGCTTATCGTCGTATGGCTACGATATTCGAATTGCTGATGAATTTAAGATTTTCACCAATGTTAATTCGGCAATTATCGACCCCAAAAACTTCGATCCGCGCTCGTTTGTCGATGTTAAAGCTGATGTGTGTATCATTCCACCAAACTCGTTTGTGCTTTGCCGCACGATCGAATACTTCCGCATTCCGCGCAATGTGTTGTGTGTTTGTGTCGGCAAATCGACCTATGCCCGTTGTTTTAGTGGCGATACACGAGTTGCGCTGGTTGATGGCACCAACCCAACCTTGGCCGAAATGGCCAAACGTTCAGAGCAGGGCGAGTTATTTTGGGGCTATAGCATTGGGCCAAATGGCCGAATTATCGTGACCCTGCTAGAGCAACCGCGCTATATCGGTCGCGATAGCTTGCTAGAAATCACGCTTGATAATAATCAGACCATTCAATGCACACCCGATCATGAGTTTATGCGCCGCGATGGCACGATGGTGCAAGCAGCAAATCTACGCCCAAATGATTCATTGATGCCATTGTATCGCCAACTTTTTCGCGGCTATGAGATGGTCTATCAATTGATTAATGGCCATTATTTCCCAACCCATCGCCTAGCCGATGAGTGGAATATTCGCCATAATATTTACGCCGATCAAGCCAATACCCATCGCCAGCTGCGCCAACCAGCAACTTCTCAATCGATCTACACGTTAAATGATCAGCGTAATCAAACGAACCAGCAGCATTATCGCCAAGCGCTACCTATACAAAACTCACAGCAACCAGTCAATCACAAAATCACCGCGATCAAGGAATTGGCTGGCACGCACGATGTTTATTGTTTGTCGGTGCCTGAGGCTGGTAATTTTGCGCTTGATGCAGGGGTTTTTGTTTCAAATTGTGGTCTGATCGCGAATGTAACGCCCTTCGAGCCTGGTTGGGAAGGCTATGTGACAATCGAAATTAGCAATACAACGCCCTTGCCAGCCAAAATCTATGCCAATGAAGGGATTGCCCAAGTGTTGTTTTTCGAGGGTGACGAGTTGCCAGAAGTGGCCTATGACGATCGTTCGGGCAAATATCAAGGCCAAACTGGCGTGACCTTGCCACGAATTTAA